In one window of Acidaminococcales bacterium DNA:
- a CDS encoding DUF87 domain-containing protein → MPNIELYEENRLRELDRAVADAVKIISKSYLNDLQALNVVPPSLEIKNIDAANCGFFCHLRRMVYSKRESFLDKLATVANVAFSTDSTIATIMDSDGESIDYYIGIVAKNRLTKTKTDESWRASAKEAFFGAMQGNFVGSDMKRLQSGETGELLAKVFDRRVQSISSISGIVSLRNKDRQDMNAYVQGIENLTDAMRGQKYAIVMLADPINGNKLRKIRTGYTMLHTYLSAYLRYSLTLNETASLAVSKSQSESFQSGINEGIALAQSSGTAGATQTGSGRGLNANASIIFASAGTSYNRYNSHTVTTSSGKTQTVNRSFSKTSGTASGVTDSIGKATGQSLQLNYENRQVKDLLDKIDLQLKRLDKCESFGTFECATYVVAAEKETAFSVASNYNALMRGEDSFAQSSHINIWDSSLNDERMPQLLQYICAFSHPKFYLYDNKKVSVSPATLLSGQEIAIQFGLPKKSVSGLTVLEMAPFGRNVTVLKDEKNMRLGSLLHMGKEEKKPVDLNADSLTMHTFVTGSTGSGKSNTICTMLGRLGADVKFLVIEPAKGEYKNVFGGRGDVGVYGTHPQKAPLLKLNPFSFQEDVHVLEHIDRFVEIFNACWPMYAAMPAILKDAVEQAYQENGWSLKSSLCAPRRFPDFNDIMAILPRIIRESSYSNDTKGDYTGALVTRIKSLTNGINGQIFCSRDEIPNEELFDRNALIDLSRVGSSETKSLLMGILVLKLQEYRMSSGLVNSPLRHVTVLEEAHNLLRRTSGEQSQESANLQGKAVEMLANAIAEMRTYGEGFIIADQSPGLLDMSVIRNTNTKIILRLPDESDRMLVGRAAGLNDDQIAELARLKRGVAAVAQNGWLEPVLCQVDEYTESAAFQYKPDESKTTYIEKYCRYMLGLERSLELSQEGADSVRQWIGRLNVGGNEKRHLLCTLERVKPLAKTLPPLFYNVFDGKRLAYAIGGTDDGQPADRRVEEYIADLYGFQDSELLRKIKEILLDAIKAELAKESQESPLLGKIEKLRGAAKGGIA, encoded by the coding sequence ATGCCAAACATTGAATTGTATGAAGAAAATAGGCTCAGGGAACTTGACAGGGCGGTCGCCGATGCCGTGAAAATCATCAGCAAAAGCTATCTAAATGACTTGCAGGCCTTGAATGTAGTGCCCCCAAGTTTAGAAATTAAAAATATAGACGCCGCCAATTGTGGCTTTTTTTGCCATTTGCGCAGGATGGTTTACAGCAAAAGAGAGAGTTTCCTTGACAAACTGGCTACTGTCGCCAATGTCGCTTTTTCCACGGACAGCACGATTGCTACCATTATGGACAGCGATGGCGAGTCAATCGACTACTATATAGGCATTGTCGCTAAAAACCGCCTCACTAAAACGAAAACGGACGAATCCTGGCGCGCGTCCGCGAAAGAGGCGTTTTTCGGCGCCATGCAAGGCAATTTTGTCGGTTCCGACATGAAGCGCTTGCAATCGGGCGAGACGGGCGAATTGCTGGCAAAGGTATTTGACAGACGCGTACAATCAATATCATCCATCTCCGGAATCGTCTCTTTGCGCAACAAGGATAGGCAGGATATGAATGCTTATGTCCAGGGAATTGAAAACCTTACGGACGCGATGCGTGGGCAAAAGTATGCCATAGTTATGCTGGCCGACCCCATAAACGGCAACAAACTGCGGAAGATCAGAACCGGCTATACTATGCTGCACACTTATCTGTCCGCTTATTTGCGTTATAGCCTTACTTTGAATGAGACCGCAAGCCTTGCGGTAAGCAAATCTCAATCCGAGAGTTTCCAAAGCGGCATCAACGAGGGCATTGCCCTTGCCCAGTCCTCGGGCACTGCCGGCGCGACGCAAACAGGCTCTGGGAGGGGATTAAACGCAAATGCCAGCATTATTTTCGCGAGCGCAGGCACCAGTTACAACCGCTACAATTCACATACGGTTACGACAAGTTCCGGAAAAACCCAAACAGTGAACCGGAGTTTTAGCAAGACAAGCGGCACGGCCAGCGGAGTTACCGATTCCATTGGCAAGGCTACCGGCCAAAGCCTGCAGCTGAACTATGAAAACAGGCAAGTCAAAGACTTGCTGGACAAGATTGATTTGCAACTGAAGCGCCTGGATAAATGCGAGAGCTTTGGAACTTTTGAGTGCGCGACTTATGTCGTCGCCGCAGAAAAAGAAACGGCGTTTTCCGTGGCCAGCAATTATAACGCTTTGATGCGCGGCGAAGATTCTTTTGCGCAGTCTTCCCACATAAATATCTGGGACAGCAGTCTGAACGATGAAAGGATGCCGCAGTTACTGCAATATATATGCGCCTTTTCACACCCGAAATTTTATCTTTACGACAATAAAAAAGTATCAGTAAGCCCAGCGACTTTGCTCAGCGGGCAAGAAATAGCCATACAATTCGGCTTGCCCAAAAAATCGGTCAGCGGCCTGACAGTATTGGAAATGGCGCCTTTTGGGCGCAACGTCACGGTTTTGAAAGACGAAAAAAACATGCGGCTCGGCAGTTTGCTACATATGGGAAAGGAAGAGAAAAAACCTGTAGACTTAAACGCCGACAGCCTCACCATGCACACCTTCGTTACCGGCTCCACCGGCTCGGGCAAAAGCAACACTATCTGCACGATGCTCGGGCGGCTCGGCGCGGACGTGAAGTTCTTAGTCATAGAGCCCGCCAAGGGCGAATACAAGAATGTTTTCGGCGGCAGGGGCGATGTCGGCGTCTACGGCACGCACCCGCAAAAAGCGCCCCTTCTAAAACTCAATCCCTTCTCTTTCCAGGAGGACGTGCATGTCCTGGAGCACATCGACAGGTTCGTGGAGATATTCAACGCCTGCTGGCCCATGTACGCCGCCATGCCCGCCATCTTGAAAGATGCCGTGGAACAGGCTTACCAGGAAAACGGCTGGAGCCTGAAAAGCTCCCTTTGCGCGCCGCGCCGGTTCCCGGACTTCAACGACATTATGGCCATTTTGCCTAGGATAATCAGGGAATCCAGCTATTCCAACGATACCAAGGGGGATTACACGGGCGCTTTGGTCACGCGCATCAAATCCTTGACCAACGGCATCAACGGGCAGATTTTTTGTTCCCGCGACGAAATCCCCAACGAGGAACTCTTTGACCGAAACGCGCTAATTGACCTCAGCCGGGTAGGATCTTCGGAGACCAAGTCACTGCTCATGGGCATACTGGTTTTGAAGTTGCAGGAATACCGCATGTCCTCCGGCCTTGTCAACTCCCCCCTCCGCCATGTAACCGTCCTGGAGGAGGCGCACAACCTTTTGCGCCGCACGTCCGGCGAGCAAAGCCAAGAGAGCGCCAATCTCCAAGGCAAGGCCGTGGAAATGCTGGCCAACGCCATAGCGGAGATGAGGACTTACGGGGAGGGATTTATCATCGCCGACCAGTCCCCCGGCTTGCTGGATATGTCCGTCATCCGCAACACCAATACCAAAATCATCCTGCGTTTGCCGGACGAGTCGGACAGGATGCTGGTAGGCAGGGCCGCCGGACTGAACGACGATCAGATCGCGGAGCTGGCACGTTTGAAAAGGGGCGTGGCCGCCGTCGCGCAGAACGGCTGGCTGGAGCCGGTTCTTTGCCAAGTTGACGAATACACGGAAAGCGCGGCTTTCCAATACAAACCGGATGAGAGCAAAACTACTTACATAGAAAAGTATTGCCGCTACATGCTTGGCCTGGAGCGTTCCCTGGAGCTTTCCCAGGAAGGGGCGGACAGCGTGCGCCAATGGATCGGCCGGCTGAACGTGGGCGGCAATGAAAAACGCCACCTGCTATGTACCTTGGAGCGCGTAAAACCGCTGGCGAAAACCTTGCCGCCGCTCTTTTACAATGTCTTTGACGGCAAAAGGCTGGCATACGCGATAGGCGGAACAGACGACGGACAGCCGGCGGATAGGCGCGTGGAAGAATACATCGCCGATTTGTACGGATTTCAAGACAGCGAACTTTTGCGAAAAATCAAAGAAATCCTCTTGGACGCCATAAAGGCGGAACTGGCCAAAGAATCGCAGGAATCTCCCTTGCTCGGCAAAATAGAAAAATTGCGCGGGGCGGCGAAAGGGGGCATAGCATGA